In a genomic window of Paracoccaceae bacterium:
- a CDS encoding esterase-like activity of phytase family protein, which yields MMVVAPVVAFSLMPPPPATAPRDQPAQHLSTFNWHQEGDWFGGFSGFEITEDGNAFFTITDRGSIVRGELIREGDAITGVEMMERQPLVDMEGQKRNFPHTDAEGLARDQQGRLFVSFEHAHRILRYDTWDSPAIWPSYTPEWRALVANTGLETVAVQADGTIFSISEGVEPDIHEALVYRRLPDEKWDQPFTLALEGGFVPVGGDFGPDEKLYVLERHFTPYGFQSQVRRMDVTANGFENTETILQTPVRQHGNIEGLAVWKDGGGKIRLTMISDDNFLPILPTDIIEYIVNE from the coding sequence ATGATGGTTGTGGCTCCCGTGGTTGCCTTTAGCCTCATGCCACCACCGCCAGCTACGGCACCTCGCGATCAACCTGCACAACATCTCTCTACTTTCAACTGGCATCAAGAAGGTGACTGGTTCGGCGGTTTTTCCGGTTTCGAGATCACAGAGGATGGAAATGCGTTTTTCACGATAACCGATCGTGGCAGCATAGTGCGCGGAGAATTGATCCGCGAAGGTGACGCCATCACCGGCGTCGAAATGATGGAGCGCCAACCGCTTGTCGACATGGAGGGGCAAAAACGCAACTTCCCTCATACAGACGCGGAAGGCCTTGCACGTGATCAACAAGGCCGACTATTCGTTTCGTTTGAACATGCCCACCGCATCCTTAGATATGACACGTGGGACAGCCCGGCAATTTGGCCTTCTTACACGCCGGAATGGCGCGCGCTGGTAGCAAACACAGGGCTGGAAACGGTTGCTGTACAGGCAGATGGAACCATTTTCTCGATATCTGAAGGTGTTGAACCGGACATTCACGAGGCCTTGGTTTACAGGCGACTTCCCGACGAAAAATGGGACCAACCTTTTACGTTAGCCCTGGAAGGTGGATTTGTGCCTGTCGGTGGAGATTTTGGGCCCGATGAAAAGTTATATGTCTTGGAGCGTCACTTCACGCCCTATGGTTTTCAAAGTCAGGTCCGTCGGATGGATGTAACGGCCAACGGTTTTGAAAACACTGAAACAATTCTTCAGACGCCGGTGCGGCAACACGGCAACATCGAAGGGCTGGCCGTTTGGAAAGACGGAGGCGGCAAGATCCGGCTGACAATGATCAGCGACGATAACTTTCTTCCGATACTGCCTACGGATATCATTGAGTATATCGTCAATGAGTGA
- a CDS encoding VOC family protein, translating to MPVLDSLILYTRKMEEMAAFYTAHFGYIRHDQPGDRIVELRPSSDGITLLLHAAAKGARQGQASVKLVFTVVDVPGFCAQAAEQGLSFGTLHRAQGYVFANAKDPSGNSVSVSGRLAKG from the coding sequence ATGCCCGTCCTCGACAGCCTTATTCTCTACACCCGCAAAATGGAGGAGATGGCAGCGTTTTATACCGCGCATTTCGGCTACATACGACACGACCAACCGGGCGACCGGATCGTCGAGTTACGTCCCTCATCTGATGGCATTACCTTGTTATTGCATGCGGCGGCAAAGGGCGCGCGGCAAGGGCAGGCGTCGGTGAAGCTGGTTTTCACCGTGGTGGATGTGCCGGGTTTTTGCGCACAGGCGGCAGAGCAGGGTTTGAGCTTCGGCACCTTGCACCGCGCGCAGGGGTATGTTTTTGCCAACGCCAAGGACCCGTCCGGCAATTCCGTCAGCGTGTCGGGACGTCTGGCCAAGGGCTAA
- a CDS encoding carbohydrate ABC transporter permease, producing the protein MSSFSVTEPTKRSKWFAGTLVITYALITMIPLAWIMLTGFKSPSDAISYPPKVFFEPTLEGYVNLFTTRTRQTDEFLAANPPENWYEEIVRQYDMVIAGPSKFGERFLNSVIIGFGSTFLSIFLGTLAAYAFSRFKIPLADDLLFFILSTRMMPPIAVAIPIFLMYRQLGLSDTHLGMILLYTAVNISLAVWLLKGFIDEIPREYEEAALIDGYTRFQAFYKVVLPQAATGIASTAIFCLIFAWNEYAFAVLLTSGTAQTAPPFIPTIIGVGGLDWPAVAAGATIFLLPVMIFTVALRKHLLRGITFGAVRK; encoded by the coding sequence ATGAGCAGTTTTTCAGTCACAGAACCCACCAAACGGTCCAAGTGGTTTGCCGGTACTCTGGTCATCACCTACGCGCTGATCACAATGATCCCTCTGGCTTGGATCATGCTCACCGGGTTCAAGTCACCCAGCGACGCAATTAGCTACCCCCCAAAGGTTTTCTTTGAACCGACGCTTGAGGGCTACGTGAACCTTTTCACCACCCGCACCCGGCAAACAGATGAATTCCTCGCCGCAAACCCGCCGGAAAACTGGTACGAAGAGATCGTGCGCCAATATGATATGGTGATCGCGGGCCCGTCAAAATTTGGCGAACGTTTCCTGAATTCTGTGATCATCGGCTTTGGGTCGACTTTCCTCAGTATTTTCCTGGGAACGCTGGCCGCCTATGCCTTCAGTCGGTTCAAAATACCACTCGCGGATGATCTGCTGTTCTTCATTCTCAGTACGCGGATGATGCCACCCATCGCGGTCGCGATTCCGATCTTCCTGATGTATCGCCAACTTGGGCTGTCAGATACGCATCTGGGTATGATTTTGCTTTATACAGCGGTGAATATTTCTCTCGCGGTCTGGCTCCTCAAAGGCTTCATCGACGAAATCCCGCGTGAGTATGAGGAGGCAGCACTGATCGACGGGTACACAAGGTTCCAAGCCTTCTACAAAGTCGTGCTGCCTCAAGCCGCAACAGGCATCGCCTCCACCGCCATTTTCTGCCTGATCTTCGCTTGGAACGAATACGCCTTTGCCGTCCTTCTGACCTCCGGAACGGCGCAAACGGCCCCCCCTTTCATTCCGACCATTATCGGTGTCGGTGGTCTTGATTGGCCTGCTGTCGCCGCAGGAGCCACGATCTTCCTGCTGCCAGTGATGATCTTCACTGTCGCTCTGCGCAAACACCTGTTGCGTGGGATCACATTCGGAGCGGTTCGCAAATGA
- a CDS encoding extracellular solute-binding protein — protein sequence MKHSQLASASALSLVVASLGASAQAEDLTLCWAAWDPANALVELSKEFEAQSGHSMSFEFIPWPNFADRMLNELNSGGKLCDLLIGDSQWIGGGAENGHYVKLNDFFDAENISMGDFADATVYAYSTWPKGSENYYALPAMGDANGWFYRKDWFERDDIKAAFQEATGRELAEPKTQKEMLEIAQFFQGREIDGQTVYGAAIFTERGSEGITMGVTSALYPWGFKYENTPGQYDMEGAVNSAEAVEALEFYKEFYKTATPPGYTNSYMGESLDAFKSGQVAMAMNWFAFFPGLYADPNTGGDKIDFFVNPPQNQAGSTLGGQGISVVAYSDKQAAALEYIKWFANPEVQQKWWDLGGYSAHKAVLENPDFVDSAPFAGDFLEAMGAVQDFWQEPAYAELLLAMQKRIHDYVVADQGTAQEALDKLIEDWTETFEDEGKL from the coding sequence ATGAAACATTCACAGCTGGCTTCAGCCAGCGCGCTCAGCCTCGTCGTCGCAAGCCTGGGTGCATCAGCACAAGCCGAAGATCTAACGTTATGCTGGGCAGCATGGGACCCCGCGAATGCGCTGGTAGAGCTCAGCAAAGAGTTTGAGGCCCAGTCAGGCCACTCAATGAGTTTTGAGTTTATTCCGTGGCCAAATTTTGCGGACCGGATGCTCAACGAGTTGAACTCGGGCGGCAAACTCTGTGACCTTCTGATTGGTGACAGTCAATGGATCGGTGGGGGCGCAGAGAACGGCCATTACGTCAAATTGAACGACTTTTTCGACGCGGAAAATATCTCCATGGGCGACTTTGCTGACGCCACGGTCTACGCTTATTCTACATGGCCAAAGGGCTCGGAGAATTATTACGCGTTACCTGCGATGGGCGATGCCAATGGTTGGTTTTACCGCAAAGACTGGTTTGAGCGCGATGACATTAAGGCCGCATTTCAAGAAGCAACCGGGCGCGAATTGGCTGAACCAAAAACACAAAAAGAAATGCTCGAAATTGCTCAATTCTTCCAAGGCCGGGAAATTGACGGGCAGACCGTCTATGGTGCCGCGATCTTTACCGAGCGTGGATCAGAGGGGATCACAATGGGTGTGACATCCGCATTGTATCCATGGGGTTTCAAATATGAAAACACGCCTGGCCAATACGACATGGAAGGCGCTGTAAATTCCGCTGAAGCTGTGGAAGCGTTGGAATTCTACAAAGAGTTTTACAAAACTGCTACTCCCCCCGGCTATACGAATTCCTATATGGGAGAAAGCTTGGACGCCTTTAAATCTGGTCAGGTTGCCATGGCAATGAACTGGTTTGCCTTCTTCCCGGGTCTCTATGCCGATCCGAATACCGGTGGCGACAAGATCGATTTTTTCGTCAATCCCCCACAAAACCAGGCAGGTTCGACGCTGGGTGGTCAGGGTATTTCGGTGGTAGCCTATTCAGACAAACAAGCCGCGGCACTTGAATACATCAAGTGGTTCGCAAATCCCGAGGTTCAACAGAAATGGTGGGATCTGGGGGGGTATTCTGCGCATAAAGCCGTTCTTGAAAACCCTGACTTTGTCGACAGTGCACCTTTTGCAGGCGACTTTCTCGAAGCCATGGGAGCCGTTCAGGACTTCTGGCAAGAACCAGCATACGCTGAACTGCTTTTAGCGATGCAAAAGCGCATTCATGACTATGTCGTTGCCGATCAGGGTACCGCGCAGGAAGCATTGGACAAACTGATCGAGGACTGGACAGAAACTTTCGAAGACGAAGGTAAGCTCTAA
- a CDS encoding ABC transporter ATP-binding protein, translated as MAEVILKGVSKSFGKTIGVAGIDMTIPDGAFVVLLGPTGAGKTTTLRLISGLEKLDGGDISIGGRIVNTETPAQRDVAMVFQQYSLYPHLTVRENLEFPLKSPILKTSAEEIKRKVDEVASVLQISHKLDNKATALSGGEMQRVSIGRALVREPQVYLMDEPLSSLDAKLRTDLRIELKRIQASLGATILYVTHDQIEAMTMATHVGVLDEGQLVQFGTPREIYENPNSVYVASRLGQPRINILPADLFGTAPKGAHRIGLRPEHVTQGEGRVAEIGRVERLGDHTRLHLRLDGHDITTLADPHAAYTPGGEIKITPRDPLCFDAAGDRIY; from the coding sequence ATGGCTGAAGTGATCCTCAAAGGCGTTTCCAAATCCTTTGGCAAAACGATTGGCGTGGCAGGCATTGATATGACCATTCCGGACGGTGCTTTTGTGGTTTTGCTGGGCCCGACAGGGGCTGGAAAGACCACGACTTTGCGATTGATCTCCGGCCTTGAAAAGCTGGATGGGGGCGACATCAGCATTGGCGGGCGCATCGTAAACACCGAAACCCCGGCACAGCGGGATGTTGCGATGGTATTTCAACAATACTCGCTCTATCCGCATTTGACTGTGCGTGAAAACCTCGAGTTCCCGTTGAAATCACCCATCCTCAAAACCTCGGCGGAAGAAATCAAACGAAAGGTTGATGAGGTCGCGTCCGTTCTGCAGATCTCCCATAAGCTCGACAACAAAGCTACGGCGCTTTCGGGGGGCGAAATGCAGCGCGTTTCCATTGGTCGCGCATTGGTGCGGGAGCCCCAAGTATACCTGATGGATGAACCGCTCAGCTCGCTGGATGCCAAGTTGCGAACCGATTTGCGGATCGAACTTAAACGCATTCAAGCCAGCCTCGGCGCAACGATCCTTTATGTGACCCACGACCAGATTGAAGCCATGACCATGGCCACACATGTCGGTGTCCTTGACGAAGGCCAATTGGTGCAATTCGGCACCCCCCGCGAGATTTATGAAAACCCGAACTCGGTTTATGTAGCCTCCCGTCTTGGGCAACCGCGCATCAATATTTTGCCTGCCGATTTATTCGGAACAGCTCCCAAGGGCGCACATCGAATCGGGCTGCGTCCAGAACACGTCACGCAGGGCGAAGGTCGGGTTGCAGAAATCGGTCGCGTGGAGCGATTGGGGGATCACACCCGGCTGCATCTGCGCCTTGACGGGCATGACATCACAACGCTGGCAGATCCGCATGCGGCCTATACGCCTGGCGGTGAAATAAAGATAACGCCGCGCGATCCGCTTTGCTTTGATGCCGCAGGCGACAGGATTTATTAG
- a CDS encoding ABC transporter ATP-binding protein, whose protein sequence is MAQIIIKNVRKEFGDFTAVKESSFTIEDGEFFMLLGPSGCGKTTTLRMIAGLELPTSGEIYLDGEEISQKPPSQRDIAFVFQMFALYPHMNVRKNLSYPLVSQGMARRDVKAKVEEVAGILGIRDILNKPVGGLSGGDRQRVALGRAIVRDPKAFMMDEPLGALDAEFREHMSEELRSLHDRMGATTVYVTHDQLEAMQMGDKIVVMNNAVVEQFGTPQEIYDKPATMFVADFIGSPSMNFLHFEGSVTPGAQSVEMNGQTLAVPHQMEGSSGKLVFGIRPEHVMLSDSGGYRGEVLATEYLGTTQIITLDTANGDLKARVPSGQIATVGEKIGLGFKPETVTLFDNITGNALRSELNNQVLSHG, encoded by the coding sequence GTGGCACAGATCATCATAAAAAACGTCCGCAAGGAATTTGGCGACTTCACGGCCGTAAAGGAATCCAGTTTTACCATTGAGGATGGCGAGTTTTTCATGCTGCTTGGCCCCTCCGGCTGCGGTAAAACCACCACACTGCGTATGATTGCCGGGCTGGAACTCCCGACGTCTGGCGAGATCTACCTTGATGGAGAAGAGATCAGCCAAAAACCTCCCAGCCAGCGCGACATTGCTTTTGTGTTCCAGATGTTCGCGCTCTATCCGCATATGAATGTGCGTAAGAACCTCAGCTATCCGCTCGTGTCTCAAGGCATGGCGCGGCGGGATGTGAAAGCCAAAGTCGAGGAAGTTGCCGGTATTCTCGGCATCCGAGACATTCTCAACAAACCGGTTGGCGGCCTGTCAGGGGGGGATCGTCAACGCGTCGCCCTTGGCCGCGCTATTGTACGGGATCCCAAAGCCTTCATGATGGACGAACCATTGGGTGCGCTGGATGCAGAATTCCGCGAACATATGTCGGAAGAATTGCGCAGCCTTCACGACCGCATGGGAGCCACGACAGTTTATGTAACCCACGACCAGTTAGAGGCCATGCAGATGGGCGACAAGATCGTTGTCATGAACAATGCAGTAGTCGAGCAATTTGGAACTCCACAAGAGATCTATGACAAGCCGGCTACAATGTTCGTTGCTGATTTCATTGGCTCACCCTCAATGAATTTTCTGCATTTTGAAGGGTCCGTGACACCGGGAGCGCAAAGCGTCGAGATGAATGGTCAAACCTTAGCGGTCCCTCACCAGATGGAAGGGTCCAGTGGGAAACTGGTTTTTGGCATACGTCCGGAACATGTCATGCTCAGCGACAGTGGAGGGTATCGCGGGGAAGTGCTGGCCACCGAATACCTTGGAACGACACAAATCATTACGCTTGATACGGCCAACGGTGATCTCAAGGCGCGCGTTCCTTCCGGGCAAATTGCCACTGTCGGTGAAAAAATCGGTCTCGGTTTCAAACCCGAAACTGTGACGCTTTTCGACAACATTACTGGCAATGCCTTACGCTCTGAGTTGAACAATCAGGTGTTGTCCCATGGCTGA
- a CDS encoding sugar ABC transporter permease — translation MSDTPISRAANATPANVARKIKGLSDRAIAWIFVGPTIFLLLAVNIFPLIWTINLSFTNFRANRLNREVEYVGFRNYERILTDSDIWLNMQATAHFLFWTIFFQVVIGFTLAYLINKKFKGNDLWTTIIVLPMMLSPAVVGNFWKFLYQPQIGLFNYIITFFTGKEPSSFEMLGSVDLAPWSIVIVDTWMWTPFVMLICLAGLRSIPDYIYEAAEVDRASKLRQFFTITIPMILPFLMLAILFRGIENFKMFDLVVQLTGGGPGSTTELTSINLKREAFEKWRTGYASAYAIILFVTVFGLASIYVKALNKVKER, via the coding sequence ATGTCCGACACTCCCATTTCGCGCGCTGCCAACGCCACACCTGCAAATGTGGCTCGCAAGATCAAAGGTCTGAGCGACCGCGCTATTGCTTGGATTTTCGTCGGACCAACGATATTCCTATTGCTTGCGGTCAACATTTTCCCTTTGATTTGGACAATCAATCTCAGCTTCACAAATTTCCGTGCCAATCGCCTGAACCGTGAAGTTGAATATGTCGGGTTTCGCAACTACGAGCGCATTCTGACGGACAGCGACATCTGGCTGAACATGCAGGCCACCGCACATTTTCTGTTCTGGACCATCTTTTTTCAGGTCGTGATTGGCTTTACACTGGCCTACCTGATCAACAAGAAGTTCAAAGGCAATGACCTGTGGACCACGATTATCGTGCTCCCCATGATGCTATCGCCTGCGGTTGTCGGGAATTTCTGGAAATTTCTATATCAACCGCAAATCGGACTTTTCAACTACATTATCACTTTTTTCACCGGCAAAGAGCCTTCGAGCTTCGAAATGCTAGGCTCGGTCGATTTGGCACCATGGTCGATCGTTATTGTCGACACTTGGATGTGGACGCCCTTTGTGATGCTGATTTGTCTGGCGGGGCTACGATCCATTCCGGACTACATCTACGAGGCTGCTGAGGTGGATCGCGCGTCAAAGCTCCGCCAATTCTTCACGATCACCATTCCTATGATCCTGCCCTTCCTGATGCTGGCCATCCTGTTCCGCGGGATTGAGAACTTCAAAATGTTCGATCTGGTGGTTCAACTTACCGGGGGCGGACCGGGCTCCACCACGGAACTGACGTCGATCAACCTAAAACGCGAGGCCTTTGAGAAATGGCGCACCGGATACGCGTCAGCTTATGCGATCATTCTGTTCGTTACCGTTTTTGGACTGGCCAGCATCTACGTCAAAGCCCTGAATAAGGTGAAAGAAAGATGA
- a CDS encoding queuosine precursor transporter — protein sequence MTRAHLPGIFAMAAIVVASNILVQFLFGQWLTWGAFTYPLAFLVTDIMNRVYGAQAARRVVLVGFGVGLICSLIGTQVVGEFGPLVTLRIALGSGIAFLTAQLLDVAIFSALREGRWWRAPLASTLLGSTVDTALFFTIAFSASLIFLEPTNDVSWAAEVLPILGFGPAMPLWVSLAIADWSVKLALALFALIPFRLITARLSPAH from the coding sequence ATGACACGCGCTCATCTTCCCGGCATATTTGCCATGGCCGCCATTGTGGTTGCCTCCAATATCCTCGTTCAGTTTCTTTTCGGCCAGTGGCTGACGTGGGGGGCATTCACCTACCCCCTCGCCTTTCTGGTGACTGACATCATGAACCGCGTCTACGGCGCGCAGGCCGCGCGTCGCGTCGTGCTGGTGGGGTTCGGCGTTGGATTGATCTGTTCGTTGATTGGCACCCAGGTCGTTGGCGAGTTCGGACCTCTTGTCACGCTACGCATTGCGCTGGGATCCGGCATTGCCTTCCTGACAGCTCAACTGTTGGACGTCGCCATCTTCTCGGCATTGCGCGAAGGTCGTTGGTGGCGGGCACCTCTTGCGTCAACGCTGCTGGGAAGTACTGTCGATACGGCTTTGTTCTTCACCATCGCGTTTTCCGCCTCACTGATCTTTCTTGAGCCCACAAATGATGTCAGTTGGGCGGCGGAAGTCCTGCCGATACTGGGTTTCGGCCCCGCAATGCCTTTATGGGTGTCACTGGCGATTGCAGATTGGTCGGTGAAGTTGGCGCTGGCGCTTTTTGCTCTCATACCATTCCGGTTGATTACCGCCCGGCTTAGCCCCGCCCATTAG
- the arfB gene encoding alternative ribosome rescue aminoacyl-tRNA hydrolase ArfB, with protein MLEISKDITIQDWELTENFVRASGPGGQNVNKVATAVELRFEAARSPNLPGPVKTRLKRLAGRRWTNDGALIIQCDETRSQARNRDLARARLGDLIRKALVAPKRRIATKPTLGSKKRRLKAKKTRGDVKALRGRVDPDT; from the coding sequence GTGCTTGAGATCAGCAAGGACATCACAATTCAGGACTGGGAACTGACCGAGAATTTCGTGCGCGCCTCCGGTCCCGGCGGGCAGAACGTCAACAAGGTCGCCACCGCCGTGGAATTGCGCTTTGAAGCTGCACGCTCGCCCAACCTGCCCGGTCCGGTGAAGACGCGGCTCAAGCGGCTCGCCGGGCGGCGCTGGACCAATGACGGTGCGCTGATCATCCAATGTGACGAAACCCGCAGTCAGGCCCGCAACCGCGATCTGGCGCGCGCGCGCCTCGGTGATCTGATCCGCAAAGCGCTGGTCGCGCCGAAACGGCGCATCGCCACCAAACCCACGCTCGGCTCCAAAAAGCGACGTCTGAAGGCCAAGAAAACGCGCGGCGATGTCAAAGCCCTGCGTGGTCGCGTGGACCCTGATACATAA